CGAACACGCCGTCGCGGGACCTGGCGACAAGCTCCAGCACCGCCTGGACGAGCACCTGCGGGTCGACCGCGCCGGCAGCCATGCACCTATGGTCGCCGCGCGCGCACCGCCGCGGTAGCGCCATTCGGCCCGTCCCCTGCCGACGGTTGCGGGGGTTCTACTGGTGCCGGGGGAGGGGATCGAACCCTCATACCCTTGCGGGCGGCGGATTTTAAGTCCGCTGCGTTTGCCAGTTTCGCCACCCCGGCACGCGGGCAAACACCTTCACGCGGACGTGCCTTGAGTGTAACAGCCGCCCCTGCCTCGGTCAGGCGAGCCGAGGCGATGCCGCATCCGTCCGTCCGCCCTGGCCGCGCACCATCCGAAAAGAGAAGCCGGCAACTGCTGCCGGCTTCTCGCTCTGAGGCTTGGAGGCGACGGGCGGATTCGAACCGCCGATCGGGGTTTTGCAGACCCCTGCCTTAACCACTTGGCCACGTCGCCAGACGGGACTGCCTGCTATTGGTGCCGAGGATGGGATTTGAACCCATACGCCCGAAGGCACGGCCCCCTCAAGACCGCGTGTCTACCAATTCCACCACCTCGGCGGGTGGCGTCCTTCATCAAGAAGGACATTCGTCTCGGTCGGACCAGCTACCTACAGACTCAGGCCGGTGCGCTGGCAGGAGTGGAGGGACTCGAACCCCCGACCGGCGGTTTTGGAGACCGCTGCTCTACCAACTGAGCTACACTCCTCCGCCACCGATGAAGTCTAGCAATTCGCCCCAGCCCCCTTCAAGCTCACTCCACCCTCGACAGCAGCACCGCCGGAGAGGCACTGCGACAATACAGGCCTTCCCGAATGCCCGACTGCCCGGATCCCTGTATCGTTCCTCTGTGCCTGACGACTCGCTCCTCGACCGCGCCCGCCGGGGCGATCTCGCTGCTTTCAACGCCCTCGTCGAGGAGCACCAGGCCATCGTCTACAACGTCTGCCTGCGCATGCTCGGCAGCCCGGCCGCGGCCGAGGACGCCGCCCAGGAGGCCTTCATCTCCGCCTGGCGCAACCTCGGCAGCCTGCGCGGCGACCAGTTCCGCGCCTGGCTGCTGCGCATCGCCGCCAACGCCTGCAGAGACGAGTTGCGGCGCCGCTCCCGCCGCCCGGCCGCCTCCCTGCAGGCCGCCTTCGAGGAGGGCATGGCCGAGCCGGCAGACCCCGAGCCCGCGCCCGAGACCTCCCTCCTCAGCGCCGAGCTCCGCGGCCAGGTCCAGGAGGCCCTCCTGCTCTTGCCTGAGGACCAGCGACTCGCCGTCGTCCTCTGCGACCTCCAGGGCCTCGAATACGACGAGATCGCCCGCGTCACGGGCACGAACATCGGCACCGTGAAGTCACGGCTCAGCCGCGGCCGCGCGCGCCTCCGGGCCCTTCTGCTGGCGAAGCCGGAACTATTGCCGGAGCACTTTCGTCTTAAATCCGAGGGACGCACGTGATCTCGGTCTTTCGACGCATGCTCTCGCGCCACGCCGTCTCGGACGAGGACCTCTCGACATTGGCCGACGGCCGCCCCACGCCGCCCCGCGAGGCAGCGGTACTCGCCCACGTCGAGGTGTGCGAGCCCTGTCGCCACAAGCTCGCCGAGCTCCGCG
The nucleotide sequence above comes from Dehalococcoidia bacterium. Encoded proteins:
- a CDS encoding sigma-70 family RNA polymerase sigma factor is translated as MPDDSLLDRARRGDLAAFNALVEEHQAIVYNVCLRMLGSPAAAEDAAQEAFISAWRNLGSLRGDQFRAWLLRIAANACRDELRRRSRRPAASLQAAFEEGMAEPADPEPAPETSLLSAELRGQVQEALLLLPEDQRLAVVLCDLQGLEYDEIARVTGTNIGTVKSRLSRGRARLRALLLAKPELLPEHFRLKSEGRT